A genomic stretch from Setaria italica strain Yugu1 chromosome VII, Setaria_italica_v2.0, whole genome shotgun sequence includes:
- the LOC101761044 gene encoding uncharacterized protein LOC101761044 encodes MGTRRKSSCLRALTPTVLVLALLLVMGSSWSHVAGGVRTTPRASVPAEAGVLGEAAPAAASSGRRADEPRRPEALPEEEEGRPVAEREEELWAKERGATGSRLPDCAHACGPCSPCRRVMVSFMCAQASESCPVAYRCMCRGRFFRVPSI; translated from the exons ATGGGCACGAGGAGGAAGTCCTCGTGCTTACGGGCGCTGACCCCGACGGTGCTGGTGCTCGCGCTCCTGTTGGTCATGGGCTCGTCGTGGTCGCACGTTGCCGGCGGCGTCAGGACGACACCAC GTGCGTCAGTTCCCGCTGAAGCCGGCGTACTCGGCGAGGCCGCACCGGCTGCTGCAAGTTCAGGCAGAAGAGCTGACGAACCACGCCGACCAGAGGCgttgccggaggaggaggaaggccgcCCGGTggcggagcgcgaggaggagctgTGGGCGAAGGAGCGCGGCGCGACGGGGTCGCGGCTGCCGGACTGCGCGCACGCGTGCGGGCCGTGCTCCCCGTGCCGGCGCGTCATGGTGAGCTTCATGTGCGCGCAGGCCTCCGAGTCGTGCCCCGTCGCCTACCGCTGCATGTGCCGCGGCAGGTTCTTCCGCGTCCCCTCCATCTAG
- the LOC101768460 gene encoding glutathione hydrolase 1: MAARRLQWAPVTTALLLFLLFLAAVGAAPASAAPGGRREVVTSPHGAVAADDGRCSRIGRDALREGGSAVDAAVATALCLGVVSAASSGVGGGAFMLVRLADGTAVVYDSRETAPLAASKDMYGGNATLKARGALSIAVPGEIAGLYEAWRRHGKLPWKRLVLPAAQLARAFRISPYLQMQMEATRDGILANKGIRAVYAPGGDLLKAGEVCRNVRLARTLRAVAEQGPGVFYDGKVGKRLVKDVREVGGILTAEDLKRYQVKVRRPLTENVMGLQVVTMPPPSAGGAGMLLILNILAQYGIPSGFAGSLGIHRLIESLKHYMAVKMNLGDPDFVNDNGVVSDMMSQTFAAELKKTIYDNMTFDPKHYGGRWDILQDHGTSHLSIIDSERNAVSMTSTVNSYFGSLILSPSTGILLNNEMDDFSMPANTTANSPPPAPANFVSPLKRPLSSMTPTIVLKDGKLKAAVGASGGAMIPAGTIEVFLNHFVRNMDPLASVMAPRVYHQLIPNVVQYENWTTVTGDHFELDAATRADLQKIGHVLKPLAGGTIGQLVVHNVERHGDLTAVSDPRKGGVPAGY, translated from the exons ATGGCGG CTCGACGTCTCCAATGGGCGCCGGTCACCAccgcgctcctcctcttcctcctattCCTCGCTGCCGTGGGAGCGGCGCCCGCCTCGGCAGCGCCAGGGGGGCGCAGGGAGGTGGTGACGTCGCCGCatggcgccgtggcggcggacgacggGCGGTGCTCGAGGATCGGCCGCGACGCGCTCCGCGAGGGCGGCAGCGCCGTGGACGCCGCCGTGGCCACCGCGCTGTGCCTCGGCGTGGTCAGCGCGGCCTccagcggcgtcggcggcggcgccttcaTGCTCGTCaggctcgccgacggcaccgccGTCGTGTACGACTCCCGCGAGACCGCGCCCCTCGCCGCGTCCAAG GACATGTACGGCGGCAACGCGACGCTGAAAGCGCGGGGCGCCCTCTCGATCGCCGTCCCGGGGGAGATCGCCGGCCTGTACGAGGCGTGGAGGCGCCACGGCAAGCTCCCATGGAAGCGCCTCGTCCTGCCGGCGGCGCAGCTGGCCCGGGCGTTCAGGATCTCGCCGTACCTGCAGATGCAGATGGAGGCGACCCGGGACGGAATCCTCGCCAACAAGGGGATACGGGCCGTGTACGCCCCCGGCGGCGACCTCCTGAAGGCCGGCGAGGTGTGCCGCAACGTCCGGCTCGCGAGGACGCTGAGGGCCGTGGCGGAGCAGGGGCCGGGCGTGTTCTACGACGGCAAGGTGGGGAAGCGGCTGGTGAAGGACGTGAGGGAGGTCGGAGGGATCCTGACGGCGGAGGACCTGAAGAGGTACCAGGTCAAGGTGCGGCGGCCGCTGACGGAGAACGTGATGGGGCTCCAGGTGGTcaccatgccgccgccgtcggccggaGGTGCCGGGATGCTGCTT ATTCTGAACATCCTTGCTCAGTATGGAATTCCTTCTGGTTTTGCTGGCTCTCTTGGAATACATCGCCTCATCGAGTCCTTGAAACATTACATGGCTGTAAAGATGAACCTTGGCGACCCGGACTTTGTGAATGATAATGGGGTTGTATCTGATATGATGTCCCAAACATTCGCTGCTGAGCTGAAGAAGACCATCTACGACAATATGACATTTGACCCCAAACATTACGGTGGAAG GTGGGACATCCTTCAGGACCATGGAACCAGCCACCTGTCCATCATCGACAGCGAGCGAAACGCGGTTTCGATGACCAGCACTGTCAACTCATACTTCGGGTCCCTGATCTTGTCCCCAAGCACAGGCATTCTGCTCAACAACGAGATGGATGACTTCTCCATGCCGGCAAACACAACCGCAAATTCTCCGCCACCAGCTCCGGCCAATTTCGTCAGCCCTTTGAAACGGCCTCTCTCTTCCATGACTCCGACCATAGTCCTCAAG GATGGGAAATTGAAGGCTGCAGTTGGCGCCAGTGGCGGTGCCATGATCCCTGCTGGAACGATCGAAGTGTTCCTCAACCATTTCGTCAGGAACATGGATCCACTGGCTTCTGTCATGGCACCAAGGGTGTATCACCAG CTGATCCCGAACGTGGTCCAGTACGAGAACTGGACGACGGTGACCGGCGACCACTTCGAGCTCGACGCGGCGACGAGGGCCGACCTGCAGAAGATAGGCCACGTACTGAAGCCGCTCGCCGGAGGCACCATAGGCCAGCTTGTCGTGCACAACGTGGAGCGCCACGGCGACCTCACCGCTGTCAGTGACCCCAGAAAAGGCGGCGTCCCGGCCGGTTACTGA
- the LOC101768859 gene encoding LRR receptor kinase SERK2, translating to MAASAAVPLGWWWAAALLAVAVGVSRVVANSEGDALYSLRQSLKDTNNVLQSWDPTLVNPCTWFHVTCNTDNSVIRLDLGNAQLSGPLVPQLGQLKNMQYLELYSNNISGPIPLELGNLTNLVSLDLYLNNFTGDIPDTLGQLLKLRFLRLNNNSLTGQIPKTLTSITTLQVLDLSNNNLSGEVPSTGSFSLFTPISFANNPNLCGPGTTKPCPGAPPFSPPPPFNPPTPTSPKGASSTGAIAGGAAAGAALLFAIPAIAFALWRRRKPEEHFFDVPAEEDPEVHLGQLKRFSLRELQVATDSFSNKNVLGRGGFGKVYKGRLTDGSLVAVKRLKEERTPGGELQFQTEVELISMAVHRNLLRLRGFCMTPTERLLVYPYMANGSVASRLRERGPNDPPLEWETRARIALGSARGLSYLHDHCDPKIIHRDVKAANILLDESFEAVVGDFGLAKLMDYKDTHVTTAVRGTIGHIAPEYLSTGKSSEKTDVFGYGIMLLELITGQRAFDLARLANDDDVMLLDWVKGLLKERKLEQLVDPDLQGGYEEHEVEALIQVALLCTQGSPMERPKMSEVVRMLEGDGLAERWEEWQKVEVIRQEAERAPRQHNDWIVDSTYNLNAVELSGPR from the exons atggcggcgtcggcggcggtgccgctcgggtggtggtgggcggcggcgctcttGGCGGTGGCGGTCGGCGTTAGCCGGGTCGTCGCCAACTCGGAAG GTGATGCTCTATACAGTCTCCGCCAAAGCCTGAAAGATACTAACAATGTGCTGCAGAGTTGGGATCCCACTCTGGTTAATCCATGTACATGGTTCCATGTTACTTGTAACACTGATAACAGTGTTATCAGACT TGATCTTGGAAATGCACAACTATCAGGTCCGTTGGTGCCACAGCTTGGGCAGTTGAAAAATATGCAATATCT GGAACTTTACAGTAACAACATAAGCGGGCCAATACCGCTTGAACTGGGGAACTTAACTAACTTGGTCAGTTTGGATCTGTACCTCAACAATTTTACTGGCGATATTCCTGACACCTTGGGGCAACTATTGAAGCTGCGGTTTCT CCGTCTTAATAACAACAGTCTTACTGGTCAAATTCCGAAAACCTTGACCTCGATCACCACTCTCCAAGTTCT GGATCTCTCAAACAACAATCTCTCAGGAGAGGTGCCATCAACTGGCTCATTTTCTCTATTTACCCCTATAAG TTTTGCTAACAACCCAAATCTCTGTGGCCCTGGTACTACAAAGCCTTGTCCTGGGGCTCCTCCTTTTTCTCCACCCCCTCCATTCAATCCCCCAACACCAACTTCACCAAAAG GTGCATCTAGCACTGGAGCAATTGCTGGAGGTGCTGCGGCTGGTGCTGCATTGCTGTTTGCTATACCTGCCATTGCATTTGCATTGTGGCGGAGGCGTAAGCCTGAAGAGCATTTCTTTGATGTCCCTG CTGAGGAGGATCCAGAGGTTCACCTTGGACAACTTAAGAGGTTCTCACTCAGAGAGCTTCAAGTTGCTACAGATAGTTTCAGCAATAAGAACGTCCTAGGAAGGGGTGGTTTCGGAAAGGTGTACAAAGGGAGACTGACGGATGGTTCATTGGTAGCGGTGAAGAGATTAAAGGAGGAACGCACACCGGGAGGAGAGCTCCAGTTCCAAACAGAAGTTGAACTGATTAGTATGGCGGTGCACAGGAATCTGCTTCGGCTCCGTGGATTCTGCATGACACCTACAGAGCGGCTGCTAGTCTATCCATACATGGCGAATGGAAGTGTCGCGTCGCGCCTTCGAG AACGCGGGCCAAATGATCCGCCTCTTGAATGGGAAACAAGGGCTAGGATCGCACTGGGATCCGCCAGAGGTCTCTCTTACCTGCACGACCACTGTGATCCCAAGATCATTCACCGCGACGTGAAGGCCGCCAACATCCTGTTGGATGAGAGCTTCGAGGCGGTCGTGGGAGACTTTGGCCTCGCCAAGCTCATGGACTACAAGGACACCCACGTGACCACGGCTGTCCGCGGGACGATCGGGCACATCGCGCCCGAGTACCTCTCCACCGGAAAGTCCTCTGAGAAGACTGACGTTTTCGGCTACGGGATCATGCTCCTGGAGCTCATCACCGGTCAGAGGGCCTTCGATCTCGCTCGTCTCGCGAACGACGATGACGTCATGCTGCTTGACTGG GTGAAGGGCCTGCTGAAGGAGCGGAAGCTGGAGCAGCTGGTGGACCCGGACCTTCAGGGCGGGTACGAGGAGCATGAGGTGGAGGCGCTGATCCAGGTGGCGCTGCTGTGCACGCAGGGTTCCCCGATGGAGCGGCCCAAGATGTCGGAGGTGGTGCGGATGCTGGAGGGCGACGGGCTCGCGGAGCGTTGGGAGGAGTGGCAGAAGGTGGAGGTGATCCGGCAGGAGGCTGAGCGCGCCCCGCGCCAGCACAACGACTGGATCGTCGACTCCACCTACAACCTCAACGCCGTCGAGCTGTCCGGCCCGAGGTGA